One genomic segment of Nocardia spumae includes these proteins:
- the rsmD gene encoding 16S rRNA (guanine(966)-N(2))-methyltransferase RsmD gives MTRIVAGSAGGRRLRVPPAGTRPTSDRVREALFNLLGARLDFDGMRVLDLYAGSGALGLEALSRGASHALLVESDRKAAAVIRGNIADLGLPGAELRPGTVASVLASAPAESYDLVLSDPPYAVTDVAVEADLSALAANGWLAPDALIVVERSARSPETAWPAKYSALKSRRYGETRIDLAEYHG, from the coding sequence ATGACGAGGATTGTCGCGGGTTCGGCCGGTGGGCGGCGGTTACGCGTCCCACCGGCCGGTACCCGGCCCACCTCGGATCGGGTGCGCGAAGCACTGTTCAATCTGCTGGGCGCCCGGCTGGATTTCGACGGGATGCGCGTGCTCGACCTGTACGCGGGTTCGGGCGCGCTCGGACTGGAAGCGTTGTCGCGTGGCGCCTCTCACGCCCTGCTGGTCGAATCCGACCGCAAGGCCGCGGCGGTGATCCGGGGCAATATCGCCGATCTCGGACTGCCGGGCGCCGAATTGCGCCCGGGCACAGTCGCTTCGGTACTGGCGAGCGCACCGGCGGAATCGTATGACCTGGTGCTGTCCGACCCGCCCTATGCCGTGACCGATGTCGCGGTCGAGGCCGACCTGTCGGCCCTGGCAGCCAACGGCTGGCTCGCTCCGGACGCGTTGATCGTCGTCGAGCGATCGGCCCGTTCGCCGGAAACCGCGTGGCCCGCGAAGTATTCGGCGCTGAAGTCACGCCGGTACGGGGAGACCCGTATCGACCTCGCCGAATATCACGGCTGA
- the coaD gene encoding pantetheine-phosphate adenylyltransferase, which produces MAGALCPGSFDPVHNGHIDVISRAAAQFDEVVVTVSINKNKQGMFSVDERIELLREATSALPTVRIESWYGLTVDFAREQGITAIVKGLRDATDFGYELQMAQMNKKLSGVDTYFLASNPAHSFLSSSLIKEVASFGGDVADMLPAAVHKRLLARIAERRTAQ; this is translated from the coding sequence ATGGCTGGAGCACTGTGCCCGGGATCGTTCGACCCGGTCCACAACGGACATATCGACGTCATTTCGCGGGCGGCCGCGCAATTCGACGAGGTCGTCGTGACCGTGAGCATCAACAAGAACAAACAGGGCATGTTCAGCGTCGACGAACGCATCGAGCTGTTGCGCGAAGCGACCTCGGCGCTGCCCACCGTGCGTATCGAATCCTGGTACGGACTGACGGTCGACTTCGCCCGTGAACAGGGCATCACCGCGATCGTGAAGGGTCTGCGCGATGCCACCGACTTCGGCTACGAGCTGCAGATGGCGCAAATGAACAAGAAGCTGTCGGGCGTCGACACCTACTTCCTGGCCAGCAACCCGGCCCACAGCTTCCTGTCCAGCTCCCTGATCAAAGAAGTCGCGAGCTTCGGTGGCGATGTCGCCGACATGCTCCCCGCCGCGGTCCACAAGCGGCTGCTCGCTCGCATCGCCGAACGCCGCACGGCGCAATAG
- a CDS encoding GtrA family protein, whose translation MVVLYPAPPGMWVGPQPGPGVSLAHSELLAETPEPPQAPPRIRRLAARFAQYLRGDHWLPQLMRFALVGGFSNIGYFLLFLACYSGGPQIANLTGSIVSTALANELHRRLTFHAANRVGWLAAQLEGGGLALAGLAITSGALAVLDVLAPGLDDVTEAIAVIGITAAVGAMRFVTLRWWVF comes from the coding sequence ATGGTTGTCCTTTATCCGGCACCCCCGGGTATGTGGGTGGGCCCACAGCCCGGCCCTGGTGTATCCCTCGCCCACAGCGAGTTGCTGGCCGAAACTCCGGAACCGCCGCAGGCGCCGCCACGGATCCGACGCCTTGCCGCGCGCTTCGCGCAGTATCTACGGGGAGACCACTGGTTGCCGCAGCTCATGCGGTTCGCACTGGTCGGCGGCTTCAGCAATATCGGATATTTCCTGTTGTTCCTGGCCTGCTACAGCGGTGGTCCACAGATCGCCAATCTGACCGGATCGATCGTCAGCACCGCCCTGGCCAACGAACTGCACCGCCGCCTCACCTTCCACGCCGCGAACCGCGTCGGCTGGCTGGCCGCCCAGCTCGAGGGCGGCGGACTGGCGCTGGCGGGCCTGGCCATCACATCCGGCGCGCTGGCCGTCCTCGATGTCCTGGCACCGGGACTCGACGATGTCACCGAGGCCATCGCGGTGATCGGGATCACCGCAGCGGTGGGCGCGATGCGCTTCGTCACCCTGCGCTGGTGGGTGTTCTGA
- a CDS encoding DivIVA domain-containing protein, with product MYRVFEALDELVAIVEEARGIPPTRNCIVPRGDVLELLDDVREALPGELDDAQDVLDHRDKIVTDARDSAEATVAGANDQAERTVGGAREEADRLLADAKAHADRMVAEARAHADHLVATAQAEAERIVTDGKAEYEAVTGRARTESERMIAAGQASYDRSVAEGQAEQDRLVAQTEVVRAAHGESARLIDSAQTEADRLRAECDQYVDSQLADFEETLHSTLRTVGRGRQQLRSGTGVPDYASEFRR from the coding sequence ATGTACCGCGTATTCGAGGCACTCGACGAACTGGTCGCGATCGTCGAAGAGGCACGAGGTATCCCGCCCACTCGCAATTGCATCGTCCCCCGTGGCGACGTGCTGGAGCTGCTCGATGATGTGCGTGAGGCGCTGCCCGGGGAACTGGACGACGCGCAGGACGTGCTCGATCACCGCGACAAGATCGTCACCGATGCCCGCGACTCGGCCGAGGCGACCGTCGCCGGTGCCAACGATCAGGCCGAACGGACCGTCGGCGGCGCGCGCGAGGAGGCCGACCGGTTGCTGGCCGATGCCAAGGCGCACGCCGATCGCATGGTCGCCGAGGCTCGTGCGCATGCCGACCACCTGGTCGCGACCGCGCAGGCCGAGGCCGAGCGGATCGTCACCGACGGCAAGGCCGAATACGAGGCGGTCACCGGCCGGGCCCGCACCGAATCGGAGCGAATGATCGCGGCGGGCCAGGCCTCCTACGACCGTTCGGTCGCCGAGGGGCAGGCTGAACAGGATCGCCTCGTCGCCCAGACCGAAGTGGTGCGGGCCGCGCACGGGGAGTCCGCGCGGCTGATCGATTCCGCGCAGACCGAGGCCGATCGGCTGCGCGCCGAGTGCGACCAGTATGTCGACTCCCAGCTGGCCGACTTCGAGGAAACGCTGCACTCCACATTGCGCACGGTCGGGCGGGGCCGCCAGCAGCTGCGTTCCGGTACGGGCGTTCCGGATTACGCGTCCGAATTCCGGCGCTGA
- a CDS encoding YceD family protein: MPAESGSGSRRRKTDADFVLDTRSLGRAPGSMRQLHRVVTASERIGLDLIAIPAGAEIDLDLTLQSVSEGVLVTGTVSAPVEGECSRCLESFTDELDLHITELFAYPDSATEQTTEEDEIHRLVDDMIDIEPVVTDAVGLELPLQPLCEPDCAGLCPECGVRMAIAGPDHTHEILDPRWAGLAKFASETPGAGVTDAPSDVDRSLASRHGSASSTTEEK; encoded by the coding sequence ATGCCCGCCGAATCCGGTTCCGGTTCGCGTCGTCGCAAGACGGACGCGGATTTCGTGCTGGACACGCGCAGCCTGGGGCGTGCCCCGGGTTCGATGCGGCAGTTGCATCGCGTCGTCACCGCGTCCGAGCGGATCGGCCTGGACCTGATCGCGATTCCGGCCGGGGCCGAGATCGATCTCGATCTGACCCTGCAGTCGGTCTCGGAAGGTGTGCTGGTCACCGGGACGGTGTCGGCGCCGGTCGAGGGGGAGTGCTCGCGCTGCCTGGAGTCGTTCACCGATGAGCTGGACCTCCACATCACCGAGCTGTTCGCCTATCCCGACAGCGCGACCGAGCAGACCACCGAGGAAGACGAGATCCATCGGCTCGTCGACGACATGATCGATATCGAGCCGGTGGTCACCGACGCGGTCGGCCTGGAACTGCCGCTGCAACCGCTGTGCGAACCCGACTGTGCCGGTCTGTGCCCGGAATGTGGGGTGCGGATGGCGATTGCGGGTCCGGATCACACGCATGAGATACTGGACCCTCGCTGGGCGGGACTTGCGAAATTCGCGAGCGAAACCCCCGGCGCCGGCGTCACTGACGCCCCATCAGACGTAGACCGATCTCTTGCGAGCCGCCATGGCTCGGCAAGTTCGACGACAGAGGAGAAGTAG
- the rpmF gene encoding 50S ribosomal protein L32 has protein sequence MAVPKRRMSRANTHSRRSQWKATAPTLITCPNRACGQKTLPHIACPNCGTYKGRQVTSAI, from the coding sequence GTGGCCGTTCCGAAGCGCCGGATGTCTCGTGCCAACACCCACTCGCGGCGCAGCCAGTGGAAGGCCACCGCGCCGACCCTGATCACCTGCCCGAACCGGGCCTGCGGTCAGAAGACCCTCCCGCACATCGCGTGCCCGAACTGCGGCACCTACAAGGGCCGCCAGGTCACCTCGGCCATCTGA
- the rnc gene encoding ribonuclease III, which translates to MTAGKDDTDALAAGDAADHASLLEALGVEVRPDLLRLALTHRSYAYENGGLPTNERLEFLGDSVLGLSITERLYLEHPDKSEGELAKLRASVVNMHALAEVARALGEGGLGRHLLLGKGEELTGGRDKASILADGMESLLGAVHLQHGIEVAREVVLRLFAELLERGPRMGAGLDWKTSLQELTAERGIGVPSYEITSTGPDHDKEFTATAVIGGQAYGQGVGRSKKEAEQKAAGAAWQALTADGSARVGD; encoded by the coding sequence GTGACTGCCGGTAAGGACGATACGGACGCACTCGCAGCGGGCGATGCCGCCGACCACGCCAGCCTGCTCGAAGCGCTGGGCGTGGAGGTGCGTCCGGATCTGCTCCGGCTCGCGCTCACTCACCGCTCGTACGCGTACGAGAACGGTGGTCTGCCGACCAACGAACGCCTGGAATTCCTGGGCGATTCGGTGCTCGGCCTGAGTATTACCGAGCGCCTGTACCTCGAGCATCCGGACAAATCCGAGGGCGAACTCGCCAAACTGCGTGCCAGCGTGGTGAATATGCACGCGCTGGCCGAGGTGGCGCGCGCCCTCGGTGAGGGCGGCCTCGGTCGCCATCTGCTGCTCGGGAAGGGTGAGGAGCTCACCGGCGGACGAGACAAGGCGAGCATCCTCGCCGACGGGATGGAGTCGCTGCTGGGCGCGGTCCATCTGCAACACGGCATCGAAGTCGCCCGCGAAGTGGTGTTGCGGCTGTTCGCCGAGTTGCTCGAGCGCGGCCCGCGGATGGGCGCCGGGCTCGACTGGAAGACCAGTCTGCAGGAGCTCACCGCCGAACGCGGTATCGGCGTGCCCAGTTACGAGATCACCTCGACCGGTCCCGATCACGACAAGGAATTCACCGCCACCGCGGTGATCGGTGGTCAGGCCTACGGCCAGGGCGTCGGCCGGTCGAAGAAGGAAGCCGAACAGAAGGCCGCCGGTGCCGCCTGGCAGGCGCTCACCGCCGACGGTTCCGCTCGAGTCGGGGATTGA
- the mutM gene encoding bifunctional DNA-formamidopyrimidine glycosylase/DNA-(apurinic or apyrimidinic site) lyase: protein MPELPEVEVVRRGLAEHVVGHIVESVLVKHPRSVRRHDLGGDDLAARITGLRVRSACRRGKFLWLTFDEPDTALVVHLGMSGQMLVQPADAPLEKHAHIVAGLDDGAQLRFVDQRTFGGWALNRLVTVDGDELPESVAHIARDPLDPRFDTEAVVARIRAKSTEIKRILLDQTVVSGIGNIYADEALWRAGIHGERIAATLTRPALRQVLADVRIVMGEALDAGGTSFDALYVNVNGNSGYFERSLAAYGREDRPCRRCGAPIRREKFMNRSSYSCPRCQPKPRRR, encoded by the coding sequence ATGCCCGAACTGCCCGAGGTCGAGGTGGTGCGGCGTGGACTCGCGGAGCACGTCGTCGGCCATATCGTGGAATCGGTACTGGTCAAACATCCGCGGTCGGTGCGTCGTCACGATCTCGGCGGTGATGATCTCGCCGCTCGGATCACCGGTCTGCGCGTGCGATCCGCGTGCCGGCGGGGCAAATTCCTGTGGCTGACCTTCGACGAACCCGATACCGCGCTGGTGGTTCATCTCGGGATGAGCGGGCAGATGCTGGTCCAGCCCGCCGACGCACCACTGGAGAAGCACGCGCACATCGTCGCGGGGCTCGACGACGGCGCGCAGCTGCGATTCGTCGATCAGCGCACCTTCGGCGGCTGGGCGCTCAATCGCCTGGTGACCGTGGACGGCGACGAGCTGCCGGAATCGGTTGCCCACATCGCTCGCGACCCACTCGATCCCCGCTTCGACACCGAGGCCGTGGTGGCCCGGATCCGAGCCAAGTCGACCGAGATCAAGCGAATCCTGCTGGATCAGACGGTGGTTTCGGGGATCGGCAACATCTATGCCGACGAGGCCCTGTGGCGGGCCGGTATCCACGGCGAACGTATCGCCGCCACCCTGACCAGGCCCGCCCTGCGACAGGTGCTCGCGGATGTGCGGATCGTGATGGGCGAGGCCCTGGACGCCGGCGGGACCTCCTTCGACGCGCTGTATGTGAACGTCAACGGCAACTCCGGCTACTTCGAGCGGTCACTCGCCGCCTACGGTCGTGAGGACCGGCCGTGCCGCCGTTGCGGAGCGCCGATCCGCCGTGAGAAGTTCATGAACCGCTCCTCCTACTCCTGCCCTCGATGCCAGCCGAAGCCCCGGCGACGGTGA
- a CDS encoding dihydrofolate reductase family protein, whose amino-acid sequence MRKLTYYVASTIDGYIATEDGSVDFFPVGGDHGPAITTQYPETLPTKVRESLGIDSPGESFDTVIMGRRTYDFGVRTGTSSPYSHLRQFVVSTTLPDAPDPDVELISADPLARVRSMQRDKGPGMWLCGGGELAYTLLPAIDQIFLKLYPIVLGGGRPLFGRGRGLPEPSLFRVLTSRVFDDGVAFVKYSRIRR is encoded by the coding sequence ATGCGCAAGCTCACCTACTACGTGGCCTCGACCATCGACGGCTATATCGCCACCGAGGACGGTTCGGTCGACTTCTTTCCCGTCGGTGGGGACCACGGGCCCGCCATCACGACGCAGTACCCCGAAACCCTGCCGACGAAGGTGCGCGAATCGCTCGGCATCGACAGTCCGGGGGAGAGTTTCGACACCGTGATCATGGGGCGCAGAACCTACGACTTCGGCGTGCGCACCGGAACGTCGAGCCCGTATTCGCATCTGCGGCAATTCGTCGTCTCGACCACCCTGCCCGACGCGCCCGATCCGGATGTCGAGCTGATCTCCGCCGACCCGCTCGCCCGGGTGCGGAGTATGCAGCGGGACAAGGGGCCGGGCATGTGGCTGTGCGGCGGCGGGGAACTGGCCTACACGTTGCTGCCGGCCATCGACCAGATCTTCCTCAAGCTGTATCCGATCGTCCTGGGTGGCGGCCGGCCGCTGTTCGGCCGGGGCCGGGGACTGCCGGAGCCGTCGCTGTTCCGGGTGCTCACCAGCCGGGTGTTCGACGACGGGGTGGCCTTCGTCAAGTACAGCCGGATCCGCCGGTGA